A genomic window from Fibrobacterota bacterium includes:
- a CDS encoding SDR family NAD(P)-dependent oxidoreductase, giving the protein MSYRPLALVTGASSGIGEAYARLLAREGHDLWLVARRGDRMEALAKEFLASGAKTRVDVRDLSDPVQLFELADSIRREPRLDVLIHNAGFGVRGEVGEADSVKLLSMAAVHVDATIALTSAATPGMRERAQGAIVVVASIAGRLMGSGSATYCATKAFQISYTRSLHRELGWRGVTVQALCPGYTRSEFHDTPEYTHWNRDSVPAWLWTTSEEVACASWKHRSREVCVPGWGNRLVWWVASVPLISWFRERFRRRKQVK; this is encoded by the coding sequence ATGTCATATCGTCCTCTCGCCCTGGTCACGGGCGCTTCTTCTGGAATCGGCGAAGCCTACGCGAGGCTGTTGGCCCGCGAAGGCCACGATCTTTGGCTGGTCGCGCGTCGGGGCGATCGCATGGAGGCTCTGGCGAAGGAATTTCTCGCGTCGGGCGCCAAGACCCGCGTGGATGTCCGCGACCTTTCCGATCCGGTCCAGTTGTTTGAACTGGCGGATTCGATCCGCCGCGAGCCTCGGTTGGACGTGCTGATCCACAACGCCGGATTCGGGGTGCGGGGCGAAGTGGGGGAGGCGGATTCTGTCAAGTTGCTGTCCATGGCCGCGGTGCATGTGGACGCCACCATCGCTCTGACCTCCGCCGCCACGCCGGGGATGCGCGAACGCGCTCAAGGCGCCATCGTGGTGGTGGCTTCCATCGCAGGCAGATTGATGGGCTCGGGGAGTGCAACCTACTGCGCCACCAAGGCCTTCCAGATTTCCTACACGCGATCGCTCCACCGGGAACTGGGTTGGCGCGGCGTGACCGTGCAGGCGCTCTGTCCTGGCTATACCCGCAGCGAATTCCACGACACGCCCGAATACACCCATTGGAACCGCGATTCCGTGCCCGCGTGGCTATGGACCACCTCCGAGGAGGTGGCCTGCGCCAGTTGGAAGCACCGCTCCCGCGAAGTCTGCGTACCCGGCTGGGGGAACCGTCTGGTGTGGTGGGTGGCGTCCGTGCCCCTGATCAGCTGGTTTCGCGAACGATTCCGCCGTCGCAAGCAGGTCAAGTAG
- the folE gene encoding GTP cyclohydrolase I FolE: MHDTVRTGNALSIHSAPRTVQTSASGYEVDIHHLLSQVIPTPMSAAPRMDPETAKMEIARRHREIMEILGLDLSDDSLSETPERVAKMYVDEIFHGLREESFPKITVVENKMSYDEMLVEVNITFNSTCEHHFLPILGKAHVAYICKGWVLGLSKFNRVVDFFARRPQVQERATVQIQQALSKILHTDDVAVVIDAMHCCVKTRGIGDDGCVTRTSKLSGAFQSNPSLRAEFYASVPATDRLRVA; encoded by the coding sequence ATGCACGACACCGTCCGCACCGGAAACGCCCTATCCATCCATTCCGCCCCCAGGACCGTCCAGACCTCCGCCAGCGGCTACGAGGTGGACATCCACCACCTGCTTTCGCAGGTCATCCCCACCCCCATGTCGGCCGCACCGCGGATGGACCCCGAAACCGCCAAGATGGAGATCGCGCGCCGCCACCGCGAGATCATGGAAATTCTCGGATTGGATCTCTCCGACGATTCCCTTTCCGAGACTCCCGAACGCGTGGCCAAGATGTACGTGGATGAAATCTTCCATGGCTTGCGCGAAGAATCCTTCCCGAAGATCACCGTCGTGGAAAACAAGATGAGCTACGACGAGATGCTCGTGGAGGTGAACATCACCTTCAACAGCACCTGCGAGCACCACTTCCTGCCCATCCTCGGCAAGGCCCATGTCGCCTACATCTGCAAGGGCTGGGTGTTGGGTCTCTCCAAGTTCAATCGCGTAGTGGACTTCTTCGCGCGCCGTCCGCAGGTGCAGGAACGGGCCACCGTTCAAATCCAGCAGGCCCTTTCCAAGATCTTGCACACCGACGACGTGGCCGTGGTGATCGACGCCATGCACTGCTGTGTCAAGACTCGTGGGATCGGCGACGATGGCTGCGTGACCCGCACCTCCAAGCTTTCCGGGGCCTTCCAGAGCAATCCCTCGCTGCGCGCCGAATTCTACGCGAGCGTGCCCGCGACCGATCGCCTGCGCGTGGCCTGA
- a CDS encoding aminotransferase class I/II-fold pyridoxal phosphate-dependent enzyme, translating to MAQEPSRRQSAQRVGRFTESVIREQSRIALEHGAINLAQGFPDFDPPAFLTEALQAVLAKGGHHQYANTWGAPEFRLALSRKISREVGRMVDPDRELTVTCGSTEAMIASMMAILDPGDRVAVFSPYYENYAADGVLAGAEAVHVRLHAPHWRFDPEELRSAFRDQGCKALVLCNPSNPCGKVFTREELETIASILLEYDALAVTDEVYQHITYHGRTHIPLATLPDMADRVITCSSLSKTYSITGWRLGYVWASPRWTDAVRKVHDFLTVGAAHPLQMAAIAGLEQPESYYQELSKEYSQRLEILLPALSDAGIPALRPQGAYFLLADISSTGMGDVEFCQFMARELGVSPVPGCSFFEYPVGNLARFHFSRKDETLHEAARRLRKLPRML from the coding sequence ATGGCCCAAGAACCCAGCCGTCGCCAGAGCGCCCAACGCGTAGGCCGATTCACCGAATCGGTGATCCGCGAACAAAGCCGCATCGCCTTGGAACACGGGGCCATCAACCTGGCCCAAGGCTTCCCGGATTTCGATCCACCCGCCTTCCTCACGGAAGCATTGCAGGCGGTGCTGGCCAAGGGTGGACACCACCAGTACGCCAACACCTGGGGCGCTCCGGAATTCCGATTGGCACTCTCGCGCAAGATCTCCAGGGAAGTCGGGCGCATGGTGGACCCCGATCGCGAGCTCACCGTGACCTGCGGCAGCACCGAGGCCATGATCGCCTCCATGATGGCCATCCTGGATCCGGGCGATCGCGTGGCCGTGTTCAGCCCCTACTACGAAAACTACGCCGCCGACGGCGTCCTCGCCGGAGCCGAGGCCGTTCACGTTCGGCTCCATGCCCCCCACTGGCGATTCGATCCGGAAGAATTGCGATCGGCCTTCCGCGACCAAGGTTGCAAGGCCCTGGTGCTGTGCAATCCCTCCAACCCCTGTGGCAAGGTGTTCACGCGCGAAGAACTGGAAACCATCGCGTCAATCCTGCTGGAATACGACGCCCTGGCCGTGACCGACGAGGTGTACCAGCACATCACCTACCACGGGCGCACCCACATCCCCCTGGCCACGTTGCCGGACATGGCCGATCGCGTGATCACCTGCTCCAGCCTTTCCAAGACCTACTCCATCACCGGCTGGCGCCTGGGCTATGTCTGGGCATCGCCCCGCTGGACCGACGCGGTACGCAAGGTCCACGACTTCCTGACGGTGGGGGCCGCCCACCCTCTACAGATGGCCGCCATCGCGGGATTGGAACAGCCGGAGTCCTATTACCAGGAATTGTCCAAGGAATACTCCCAGCGCCTGGAGATCCTGCTTCCGGCGCTTTCCGACGCCGGAATCCCCGCGCTGCGCCCCCAAGGGGCCTATTTCCTGCTGGCCGATATCTCCTCCACCGGCATGGGAGATGTCGAATTCTGTCAGTTCATGGCCCGCGAACTGGGCGTGTCCCCCGTGCCAGGCTGCTCGTTTTTCGAGTACCCGGTGGGGAACCTCGCGCGGTTCCATTTTTCCCGCAAGGACGAAACCCTCCACGAGGCCGCCCGCCGTTTGCGCAAACTCCCCAGGATGCTCTAG
- a CDS encoding GTP cyclohydrolase I FolE2, with amino-acid sequence MSTSAVLPDVQSESSRPARTEVVAGIDRVRLLLSLPSGERTVATLELVARVPSGQRGVHMSRLYRTFAPDGRIELVDFENRIHATAGTQESVQLTATLSWEQLVERAAPATGSLGFHPIKLQLRAGWTPHEIVVSTRLESAAMLACPCSKALSEELGFHNQRGILQAEVSGNQYGRATELLACLDEAASNRVHPVLRREDEKEVIDVLSRRNSFRFVEDAASLLLDGLEAKGFAGISLHVRSMESIHAHDAIAWAGPRGQELSDGIHIG; translated from the coding sequence ATGTCCACATCTGCAGTACTTCCCGACGTCCAGTCGGAATCCAGCCGTCCCGCCCGAACCGAAGTGGTCGCGGGCATCGATCGCGTCCGCCTTCTTCTGAGCTTGCCTTCCGGGGAACGGACCGTCGCCACATTGGAACTGGTCGCCCGCGTGCCGTCAGGCCAACGCGGCGTCCACATGAGCCGCTTGTACCGGACCTTCGCTCCCGATGGTCGGATCGAGCTCGTGGATTTCGAGAACCGCATCCACGCGACCGCCGGAACCCAGGAATCGGTTCAACTGACCGCCACCCTTTCCTGGGAACAGCTGGTGGAACGCGCCGCGCCCGCCACGGGCTCCTTGGGGTTCCATCCCATCAAGCTCCAATTGCGCGCCGGATGGACTCCGCACGAGATCGTGGTCTCCACCCGTTTGGAATCCGCTGCAATGCTGGCTTGCCCGTGCTCGAAGGCGCTCTCGGAAGAATTGGGATTCCACAACCAACGCGGCATCCTCCAAGCGGAGGTTTCCGGAAACCAGTACGGACGCGCCACCGAACTGCTCGCCTGTCTGGACGAAGCCGCGTCCAACCGCGTGCATCCGGTGCTGCGGCGCGAAGACGAGAAGGAAGTCATCGACGTCCTTTCCCGCCGCAATTCGTTCAGGTTCGTGGAAGACGCGGCCAGCCTGCTTCTGGATGGCCTGGAAGCCAAGGGCTTCGCAGGCATCTCGCTGCACGTGCGTTCCATGGAAAGCATCCACGCGCACGACGCGATCGCCTGGGCAGGGCCTCGTGGACAAGAACTGTCCGACGGGATCCATATCGGATGA
- a CDS encoding branched-chain amino acid ABC transporter substrate-binding protein, producing the protein MNAFKSKLTAAFAVLALAGCQKKADTIKIGLAGVQTGPDGEIGAAPIRGSQIAIDEWNAKGGVLGKQIETVNRDDEGKPDQAVAVANELVSAQVCAVLGHFNSGCSLPASNIYDQAKILQMTPASTNPTITERGLPHLFRACGRDDQQGVVSADFAFDTLKVTQVAILHDKTAYGQGLAEAFKKSFEAKTGKAVIFEGVGGDELDFRASIAALTKAGAQAVFWGGMYKQGGPLYNQMRQAGFKGAILGGDGIYEAELIKTVGPKADSVYITFGPDFNGLPVAQPFLAAYKAKYNQDAGGYAIYGYDAANVLLSAIKKAGTTNADSVSKVLRSQEWPTLAGSIAFDAKGDLKKANYVIWTIREGKFVVR; encoded by the coding sequence ATGAACGCATTCAAATCCAAGTTGACCGCCGCCTTCGCGGTCCTGGCCCTCGCGGGTTGCCAGAAGAAGGCAGACACCATCAAGATCGGCTTGGCCGGCGTCCAGACCGGACCCGACGGCGAGATCGGCGCAGCCCCCATCCGGGGCTCCCAGATCGCCATCGACGAATGGAACGCCAAGGGCGGCGTGCTGGGCAAGCAGATCGAAACGGTCAATCGCGACGACGAAGGCAAGCCCGACCAAGCCGTGGCCGTGGCCAACGAACTGGTTTCGGCGCAGGTTTGCGCCGTGCTGGGACACTTCAATTCCGGTTGCTCATTGCCGGCCTCCAACATTTATGACCAGGCCAAGATCCTGCAAATGACCCCGGCCTCCACCAACCCCACCATCACCGAGCGCGGACTCCCTCACCTGTTTCGCGCCTGCGGTCGCGACGACCAACAAGGTGTGGTTTCCGCTGACTTCGCGTTCGACACCCTGAAGGTCACGCAAGTGGCGATCCTGCACGACAAGACCGCCTACGGACAAGGATTGGCGGAAGCCTTCAAGAAGAGCTTCGAGGCCAAGACCGGCAAAGCCGTGATCTTCGAGGGCGTGGGTGGCGATGAATTGGACTTCCGCGCTTCCATCGCGGCCCTCACCAAGGCCGGAGCCCAGGCCGTGTTCTGGGGCGGCATGTACAAGCAGGGCGGACCTCTGTACAACCAGATGCGCCAAGCCGGATTCAAGGGAGCCATCCTGGGCGGCGACGGCATCTACGAGGCCGAGCTGATCAAGACCGTGGGCCCCAAGGCAGATTCTGTCTACATCACCTTCGGACCCGATTTCAATGGCCTGCCGGTGGCCCAGCCCTTCCTGGCCGCCTACAAGGCCAAGTACAATCAGGATGCGGGCGGCTACGCCATCTACGGCTACGACGCGGCCAACGTGTTGCTTTCCGCCATCAAGAAGGCCGGAACCACCAACGCCGATTCCGTCTCCAAGGTGCTGCGCTCCCAGGAGTGGCCCACGCTGGCGGGGTCCATCGCCTTCGATGCCAAGGGCGACCTCAAGAAGGCCAACTACGTGATCTGGACCATCCGCGAAGGCAAGTTCGTGGTGCGCTGA
- a CDS encoding YkgJ family cysteine cluster protein: MSSKTPKSASLKPKGPHPSELNPPQPIGAWNDARLAASWEWDFPARLLPTRRDETSEGHSTRMDSLLVEAIRESYAQATPGSPTAKMREAVEAFHDAYGQFLHHNIEANSIHVSCGRGCSRCCHHFVTSVHAIEVLCFYEAIRERPDIESLIEACKKRTEDFEGWKDFCEETYPDQTPSKREDLALEHYYDERNPCPFLAGDGACGVYKARPLTCRMYLASSTPDFCEAENITDFAADVFTIPPDESIAERMARVDRAVDFWGHSPDLYRSLARLHDWRKRWLDPSKTA, translated from the coding sequence ATGAGTTCAAAAACGCCCAAATCCGCCTCCCTCAAACCGAAGGGGCCGCACCCTTCGGAGCTGAACCCTCCGCAGCCGATCGGCGCCTGGAACGACGCGCGTCTGGCCGCCAGCTGGGAGTGGGATTTCCCGGCAAGACTCCTGCCCACCCGCCGCGATGAAACCTCGGAAGGCCATTCCACGCGGATGGATTCCCTGTTGGTGGAAGCGATCCGCGAAAGCTACGCCCAGGCCACACCCGGCTCGCCCACGGCCAAGATGCGCGAGGCGGTGGAAGCGTTCCACGACGCGTATGGACAATTTCTGCACCACAACATCGAGGCCAACTCCATCCACGTTTCCTGTGGACGCGGATGCTCGCGGTGCTGCCACCATTTCGTGACATCGGTGCACGCCATCGAGGTCTTGTGCTTCTACGAGGCGATCCGCGAACGGCCGGACATCGAATCCCTGATCGAGGCCTGCAAAAAGCGCACGGAAGACTTCGAGGGATGGAAGGATTTCTGCGAAGAGACCTATCCCGACCAGACCCCCTCCAAGCGCGAGGACCTCGCCTTGGAGCACTACTACGACGAGCGCAATCCTTGTCCGTTCCTGGCCGGTGACGGCGCTTGCGGCGTCTACAAGGCGCGCCCTCTGACCTGCCGCATGTATCTGGCCAGCTCCACGCCCGATTTCTGCGAAGCGGAGAACATCACGGACTTCGCGGCCGATGTGTTCACCATCCCGCCGGATGAAAGCATCGCCGAGCGCATGGCGCGGGTGGATCGCGCAGTGGATTTCTGGGGCCACTCGCCGGACCTGTACAGATCCCTGGCGCGTCTGCACGATTGGCGCAAGCGCTGGCTCGATCCATCCAAGACAGCCTGA
- a CDS encoding D-alanyl-D-alanine carboxypeptidase — MSFRKVLPACALAMLFSCASSPKQTAQPAVPVAPPKAITADQALGPATPWVDSRAVGLPAGADTALWVAMDSLLQADFTPTGGVVGAYVARLGDTSSLWQHNPDTRLLPASTQKVYAAVAGMSILGSQFRWRTTLWRTGSVQGSELKGDLILEGGGDPTLGSESGATSIYVAALKKLGVETVHGNLVALDTIAGRGLDAWPGGWTLASAKDGYGAPVVGLNWNQNRSGDRAILEPRPEALKALRKALLAKGITVKGTDTTVRVRGDSLIARRNLTRVATVASPGLELVMRTCLRESVNPFAEGVILGLGLGRRGPVRDAGLRRLRDWLEKQGMDASKMVVDDGSGLSRYDLTTARQMSQFLARDARNDQILFGLLAKGGEGTLRKRFSLFPDPSQILAKTGTLDGVSNLTGYLIRPRDTLAFTFFCSGYWGPTRPVRELQDRWLARLQGLPLVRPDSLMRADSLLRADSLMRVDSAKTDTAKSAGSKFEWVDSAKTRPRFPPGSDAPVAAKVGPKVSVKDSIAPPRDTTTPQPVEPSPVVPPAVPPPDSASSIPPEPGLAPTLPAPTPVPPKDTQAATPARDTTTNKPRVAPLVPTDSIPPRERPQVERDPLDSFARPFDPDKVAE, encoded by the coding sequence ATGAGCTTTCGCAAGGTCCTCCCCGCTTGCGCCCTGGCGATGCTGTTCTCCTGCGCTTCTTCGCCCAAGCAGACCGCCCAACCAGCCGTTCCTGTCGCGCCACCCAAGGCGATCACCGCCGACCAAGCCCTCGGACCCGCCACCCCATGGGTGGATTCGCGGGCCGTGGGACTGCCCGCCGGAGCGGACACGGCCTTGTGGGTGGCCATGGACTCCCTCCTCCAAGCCGATTTCACCCCCACCGGCGGGGTTGTCGGTGCCTATGTCGCGCGTCTGGGTGACACGTCGTCGCTTTGGCAACACAATCCGGACACGCGCCTGCTTCCCGCCAGCACCCAGAAGGTCTATGCGGCCGTCGCGGGAATGTCGATCTTGGGCAGCCAGTTCCGCTGGCGCACCACGCTCTGGCGGACAGGATCTGTCCAAGGGTCGGAATTGAAGGGCGACCTGATCCTGGAGGGCGGAGGCGACCCCACCCTGGGATCGGAGAGCGGCGCCACCTCCATCTACGTGGCCGCCCTGAAGAAACTTGGAGTGGAAACCGTCCACGGAAACCTCGTGGCGCTGGATACCATCGCCGGTCGCGGTCTGGACGCATGGCCCGGCGGGTGGACCCTGGCCAGCGCCAAGGATGGGTACGGCGCTCCCGTGGTGGGCCTCAACTGGAACCAGAACAGATCGGGCGACCGCGCCATTCTGGAGCCACGCCCGGAGGCTCTGAAGGCCCTGCGGAAGGCTCTGCTGGCCAAAGGCATCACCGTCAAGGGAACCGACACCACCGTGCGCGTGCGCGGCGATTCCCTGATCGCGCGACGGAACCTGACCAGAGTCGCCACGGTCGCGAGCCCTGGACTGGAGCTGGTCATGCGGACGTGTCTGCGCGAATCGGTCAATCCGTTCGCCGAAGGGGTCATTCTGGGATTGGGCCTTGGGCGACGCGGCCCGGTTCGGGATGCCGGTCTGAGGCGCTTGCGCGACTGGCTGGAAAAACAGGGCATGGACGCCAGCAAGATGGTGGTGGACGACGGCTCCGGACTGTCCCGGTACGACCTGACCACCGCTCGGCAGATGTCCCAATTTTTGGCACGGGACGCCCGCAACGACCAGATCCTCTTTGGGCTGTTGGCCAAGGGGGGCGAAGGCACGCTGCGCAAACGATTTTCGTTGTTTCCTGATCCCTCCCAGATCCTGGCGAAAACCGGGACCTTGGACGGCGTCTCCAACCTCACGGGTTATCTGATCCGCCCCCGCGATACACTCGCCTTCACGTTCTTCTGCAGCGGCTACTGGGGCCCCACGCGTCCGGTGCGCGAACTGCAAGACCGATGGCTCGCCCGGCTCCAAGGTCTGCCCCTGGTGCGCCCCGACAGCCTGATGCGGGCTGATAGTCTACTGCGCGCCGACAGCCTCATGCGCGTCGATTCCGCCAAAACGGACACGGCCAAATCGGCTGGTTCCAAATTCGAATGGGTGGATTCCGCCAAAACCCGACCCCGGTTCCCTCCTGGGTCGGATGCGCCTGTGGCCGCGAAAGTCGGCCCCAAGGTGTCCGTCAAGGACTCGATCGCGCCCCCTCGGGATACCACCACCCCTCAGCCAGTGGAGCCCTCTCCGGTGGTGCCCCCGGCGGTGCCACCACCGGATTCCGCCTCCAGCATTCCCCCGGAACCGGGCCTGGCGCCGACTCTGCCAGCGCCCACCCCCGTGCCGCCCAAAGATACCCAGGCCGCAACGCCAGCGCGCGACACGACAACCAACAAGCCACGAGTCGCTCCGCTGGTACCCACAGATTCCATTCCGCCTCGCGAACGCCCCCAAGTCGAACGCGACCCGTTGGATTCCTTCGCCCGCCCCTTCGATCCGGACAAGGTCGCGGAATAA
- a CDS encoding EcsC family protein: MQILTEARVKGIFDWVYERALSGLGTMASADQLARVHLAKKGSLEEKVDGLIRSQAILSGTTGFLTGLGGWVALPVTLPASLTSGLLVQTRLILAIARMAGHDPREPQVRVLVMACLCGNAAKGVLKNFGVKLGTQLTRSVVQGLTSKLIWGVEKAIGKRLAVSWAQTGAKNLVKLAPLAGGLIGAGIDGLATRSVGRIAKHLFFGKPFQEPVGIRLEVDLESVPLAEEIPAKAG; encoded by the coding sequence ATGCAAATCCTCACCGAAGCCAGGGTCAAGGGAATCTTCGACTGGGTCTACGAGCGGGCCCTATCCGGCCTTGGCACCATGGCTTCGGCCGATCAGCTCGCTCGCGTGCACCTGGCCAAAAAGGGTTCCTTGGAAGAAAAAGTGGATGGATTGATCCGTTCGCAAGCCATCCTGAGCGGCACCACGGGGTTTTTGACCGGGCTGGGTGGGTGGGTGGCGCTTCCCGTGACCTTGCCCGCGAGCTTGACGAGTGGATTGCTGGTGCAGACCCGATTGATCCTGGCCATCGCCCGCATGGCAGGGCATGATCCGCGCGAGCCGCAAGTGCGCGTGTTGGTGATGGCCTGCCTGTGCGGCAACGCCGCCAAAGGCGTGCTGAAGAATTTTGGCGTGAAACTGGGAACGCAGCTCACGCGTTCGGTGGTTCAAGGGCTGACCTCCAAACTCATTTGGGGCGTGGAGAAGGCGATCGGCAAGCGACTGGCGGTGAGCTGGGCCCAGACGGGCGCGAAGAATCTGGTCAAGCTCGCGCCGTTGGCGGGCGGCTTGATCGGTGCCGGAATCGATGGACTTGCCACACGGTCGGTGGGTCGGATCGCCAAACACCTGTTTTTTGGAAAGCCCTTCCAGGAGCCCGTGGGAATCCGGCTGGAAGTGGATTTGGAAAGCGTGCCGTTGGCCGAGGAAATCCCCGCCAAGGCAGGCTAG
- a CDS encoding type 1 glutamine amidotransferase, translating into MRIHFFEHTDIEGIGTFDDLLFERTWSASHTRWDLDQTPPDPSQWDLLVVMGGPMNVYEDLNHPWLVREKAYLDDVLAKNLPVLGVCLGAQLLAERLGGKVTRNEYTEIGWSELKLEPAMRTPGALFEHMPALSSVFQWHGDTFEIPAGAESIGSTEACKNQGFVKGNAVALQFHLELEPEALRSLIRAQPHFRGPYIQKPDAFLRNAAGFRTNRDWLGGLLDRMTKQIQKPA; encoded by the coding sequence ATGAGGATCCATTTTTTCGAGCATACCGACATCGAAGGCATCGGAACCTTCGACGACCTTCTGTTCGAGCGCACCTGGAGCGCTTCCCATACGCGATGGGATCTGGACCAAACCCCACCGGATCCCTCGCAGTGGGACCTTCTGGTGGTCATGGGTGGCCCCATGAACGTCTACGAGGACCTCAACCACCCGTGGTTGGTCCGCGAAAAAGCCTACCTGGACGATGTGTTGGCCAAGAACCTTCCTGTGCTGGGGGTTTGCCTGGGAGCGCAACTTCTGGCCGAACGACTTGGCGGGAAGGTCACGCGCAACGAGTACACCGAGATCGGCTGGAGCGAGCTGAAGCTGGAACCCGCCATGCGCACCCCTGGGGCTCTGTTCGAGCACATGCCCGCGCTTTCGAGCGTCTTCCAGTGGCACGGCGACACCTTCGAGATTCCAGCCGGTGCCGAGTCGATCGGATCCACCGAGGCCTGCAAGAACCAAGGCTTCGTCAAAGGAAACGCTGTCGCGCTCCAATTCCATCTGGAGCTGGAGCCGGAAGCTCTGCGCAGCCTGATCCGCGCGCAACCGCATTTCCGAGGACCCTACATCCAAAAGCCCGATGCGTTCTTGAGGAACGCCGCCGGTTTTCGGACCAACCGCGATTGGTTGGGTGGACTTCTGGACCGGATGACCAAGCAGATCCAAAAGCCAGCCTGA
- a CDS encoding DUF4388 domain-containing protein yields the protein MPEASASLSKPMGPWVLQAVNLTDCPLHRVGDRLLVRPPALHHADTGCCLVPFLKLRKLLREGHDGDVQCSWNDCHGVWAATREDEDAHQGWDTASLETELEGRPFLLQLPQAVAMALLNSGTRMTSPAGTVVLTDGQVNNELYVVVQGSLEVMEGDLRVSSIRRGECFGELSVLTRQPVSNTVRTASDCTMVSIPRERFLELLTRFGALGSLLNRLLARRLRASNQQLENILRPGIWGNLEVFPFLSVVQSIQAGTMTGLLTITRPRGRAVFGFDKGRLRHGVVGTVTGEDSLLEIFRWTSGIFRFQDEPMQLEINIQGETMAVLLDALRRFDEIQQSESASLASTKGYTADSSLSDTRWDPQPAEDDDIGSTQVDPDGTSEFEIGDTGIVPPRRS from the coding sequence ATGCCGGAAGCATCCGCTTCCCTCTCCAAACCGATGGGACCCTGGGTCCTGCAAGCAGTGAACCTGACCGACTGCCCCTTGCACCGGGTCGGCGATCGGCTCCTGGTTCGGCCTCCCGCCTTGCACCATGCGGACACCGGATGTTGCTTGGTGCCCTTTCTGAAGTTGCGCAAGCTCTTGCGCGAGGGCCACGACGGCGATGTCCAGTGCTCCTGGAACGATTGCCACGGCGTGTGGGCCGCCACTCGCGAAGACGAGGACGCCCACCAGGGCTGGGACACCGCCTCGCTGGAAACCGAGCTGGAGGGACGTCCCTTCCTCTTGCAGTTGCCACAAGCGGTCGCGATGGCCCTGCTGAATTCCGGCACGCGGATGACATCCCCGGCAGGAACCGTGGTTCTCACCGATGGCCAGGTGAACAACGAGCTTTACGTGGTGGTCCAAGGCAGCCTGGAAGTGATGGAAGGCGACCTGCGGGTCTCCTCCATCCGCCGCGGCGAATGCTTCGGCGAACTTTCCGTGCTGACTCGCCAGCCGGTTTCCAACACGGTGCGGACCGCCAGCGATTGCACCATGGTTTCCATCCCGCGCGAGCGCTTCCTGGAGCTCCTGACACGTTTTGGCGCACTCGGATCTCTCCTGAACCGCCTGTTGGCCCGCCGCCTGCGCGCCTCCAACCAGCAGCTGGAAAACATCTTGCGCCCGGGTATCTGGGGCAACCTTGAAGTCTTCCCGTTCTTGTCGGTGGTGCAGAGCATCCAGGCGGGCACCATGACCGGCCTCCTGACCATCACCCGCCCACGCGGACGGGCCGTGTTCGGGTTCGACAAGGGGCGACTGCGCCATGGCGTGGTCGGAACCGTGACCGGCGAGGATTCCCTGTTGGAAATCTTCCGCTGGACCTCCGGGATCTTCCGGTTCCAGGACGAACCCATGCAGCTGGAAATCAACATCCAGGGCGAGACCATGGCCGTGCTGCTGGATGCCTTGCGTCGGTTCGACGAGATCCAACAATCCGAAAGCGCGAGCCTCGCGTCCACCAAAGGTTACACGGCGGACTCCTCGCTTTCCGACACCCGCTGGGATCCGCAACCCGCGGAAGACGACGACATCGGATCCACCCAAGTGGACCCTGACGGCACCAGCGAATTCGAAATCGGCGATACCGGCATCGTTCCACCTCGACGCTCCTGA
- a CDS encoding DUF2721 domain-containing protein, with protein sequence MNLPITTPALLFPAISLLFLSYNGRFLTLSNLIRGMHAEYHKAPDERILAQMRNFKIRLQLIRWMQWLAMVSFILGTITMFLLYVGLQLVGEVLFGISLVFLVASLGFSLREIHISINALKVLIGDIL encoded by the coding sequence ATGAATCTTCCCATCACCACGCCGGCCCTGCTTTTTCCGGCGATCTCGCTGTTGTTTCTCTCCTACAATGGTCGGTTTTTGACATTGTCAAACCTGATCCGGGGCATGCACGCGGAATACCACAAGGCGCCAGATGAACGGATCTTGGCGCAAATGCGCAACTTCAAGATCCGCCTGCAATTGATCCGGTGGATGCAGTGGCTGGCGATGGTGTCCTTCATTTTGGGGACCATCACCATGTTCCTTCTGTATGTGGGACTCCAGCTCGTGGGGGAAGTGCTGTTTGGCATTTCACTGGTGTTCCTGGTGGCTTCCTTGGGGTTTTCGCTGCGCGAGATCCACATTTCCATCAACGCCCTGAAGGTGCTGATCGGCGACATCCTGTAA